Proteins encoded together in one Qingshengfaniella alkalisoli window:
- a CDS encoding transglutaminase family protein — translation MRLSISHHTEYSYEQPRRRLLQSQRLFPSVFDGQKIEEWSVTTNDAVVGAQFTDGAGDRAQTVSIKGPVTRAVIEVNGIVETTDLTGVLRGHRELIKPDVYLSTTRATRPDLAIAELGEGVVSKAGPGRLDQAHALSNAVSAAIAYMPGSTDARTTAAEALALGRGVCQDHTHTLIALAVEQAIPARYVTGYLLSDPEAAADSPTSVEASHAWAELYIADLGWVGFDPANGCCPDERYVRICSGYDAYDAAPIRGVALGNGGEHLDVRVAVQAVQQ, via the coding sequence ATGAGGCTGAGCATCTCGCATCACACTGAATATTCCTATGAACAGCCTCGCCGTCGTTTATTGCAAAGCCAGCGGTTGTTTCCTTCGGTTTTCGATGGACAAAAAATTGAAGAATGGTCCGTCACAACCAACGATGCTGTGGTCGGAGCGCAATTCACCGACGGGGCAGGGGATCGGGCGCAGACTGTCAGTATCAAGGGGCCAGTCACGCGGGCTGTTATCGAGGTCAACGGTATCGTCGAGACGACCGACCTGACAGGAGTGTTGCGTGGCCATCGCGAACTCATAAAGCCGGATGTGTATTTGTCGACGACTCGCGCAACGCGGCCTGATCTGGCAATCGCGGAATTGGGTGAGGGGGTCGTGAGCAAAGCCGGGCCAGGTCGGCTGGATCAGGCGCACGCGCTTTCAAACGCGGTCAGCGCAGCAATTGCCTATATGCCGGGATCGACGGATGCCCGCACCACGGCGGCCGAGGCGCTGGCGCTGGGGCGGGGCGTCTGTCAGGATCATACGCACACGCTGATCGCGTTGGCGGTTGAGCAGGCCATACCGGCGCGCTACGTGACCGGCTATCTGCTGTCCGACCCTGAAGCGGCGGCCGACAGCCCTACATCCGTCGAGGCAAGCCATGCTTGGGCGGAACTGTACATTGCTGATCTCGGCTGGGTCGGCTTCGATCCCGCCAATGGCTGCTGCCCGGATGAACGCTATGTGCGGATATGCTCCGGCTATGATGCGTACGACGCGGCCCCGATACGTGGCGTCGCACTTGGAAACGGCGGAGAACATCTCGACGTCAGGGTTGCCGTGCAGGCGGTGCAGCAATAG